One genomic region from Glaciimonas sp. PAMC28666 encodes:
- a CDS encoding tyrosine-protein phosphatase yields MPQHPMSASVTEMPLNRTQFDLQPLFEQVQNIRDLGGKITSDGRRIQTGRLLRSANPGLATAADITRLQRFNIDVVIDFRTEGEKKLLETPFAEVFNWVADPIMVGNLSQRSDLLALKNGTAQDSRAFMIALYRDFPLQYQAQYRRFLQLAEKNRNILYHCTAGKDRTGFASLLLLSALGIDHADIIADYLESNRTNTAGNAQLLEQVNKLGLSAEVMVPLLSVEAAYLDAAQQVINDDHGGMQHYLEIVLGIDAALIRENYLESV; encoded by the coding sequence TTGCCACAACATCCGATGTCTGCTTCAGTTACTGAAATGCCGCTCAACCGTACGCAATTCGACTTGCAGCCGCTATTTGAACAAGTCCAAAATATCCGCGACCTCGGTGGAAAAATTACCTCTGATGGGCGACGGATTCAAACCGGGCGGCTGCTGCGTAGTGCCAATCCGGGACTCGCTACTGCGGCAGATATAACGCGGTTGCAGCGCTTTAATATCGATGTGGTAATCGATTTTCGTACAGAGGGAGAAAAAAAATTATTAGAAACGCCGTTTGCGGAAGTGTTCAACTGGGTCGCCGATCCGATCATGGTTGGGAATCTGTCGCAACGCTCTGATTTATTGGCATTGAAAAATGGCACAGCGCAGGACAGCCGCGCATTTATGATCGCACTCTATCGTGACTTTCCCCTTCAATACCAGGCTCAGTACCGGCGCTTTTTGCAGCTGGCAGAAAAGAATCGCAATATCCTTTATCACTGCACCGCTGGTAAAGACAGAACCGGTTTTGCGAGTCTTTTGTTGCTGTCCGCGCTCGGAATCGATCACGCTGACATCATTGCTGACTATCTCGAGTCCAATCGCACGAATACCGCCGGTAACGCGCAGTTACTGGAGCAGGTAAACAAACTCGGACTGTCGGCCGAGGTAATGGTGCCCCTACTCTCGGTAGAAGCGGCCTATCTTGACGCCGCCCAACAAGTGATCAATGACGATCATGGCGGAATGCAGCATTATCTTGAAATTGTATTAGGAATTGATGCAGCGTTGATTCGAGAGAATTATTTAGAATCGGTATAA
- a CDS encoding SfnB family sulfur acquisition oxidoreductase produces MQDVDKEISDVTVLQELPAAHRIQDNAEAIEAAHLIAQYFRQEAALRDRERRLPNAEIARFSASGLGGITVPKAYGGAGVSWATLAEVVRIISVADPALGQIPQNHFGILNVLEQAGTLRQKAYFYGAVLRGVRLGNAGPERTSKNVLDVRTRISKSDNSDGSDYLLNGTRFYSTGALFAHWIPTKALDEAGRSVFVFVERHSAGLSVIDDWSGFGQRTTASGTVIFDNVRVPQQHIISLDKINDSANNTGPVSQLIQAAIDAGIARSALEDTVVFLQENTRAWVDSGASCAAEDPLTIRVIGALFVQLHAAEALLERAADTLDRAVLPISFEQMAQASIDVAEAKVLTTEIALKASEKLFELAGSQATLAKYNLDRHWRNARVHTLHDPVRWKYFSVGNFYLNQISPPRHAWS; encoded by the coding sequence CTGCAAGACGTCGATAAGGAAATATCGGATGTGACGGTATTGCAAGAGCTTCCCGCGGCACATCGAATACAAGATAATGCGGAAGCAATCGAGGCGGCACACCTTATTGCGCAGTATTTCAGACAGGAGGCCGCGCTACGTGATCGCGAGCGACGTTTGCCGAACGCCGAGATTGCGCGTTTTTCAGCGAGTGGTCTGGGTGGGATTACCGTGCCTAAAGCGTATGGTGGCGCAGGCGTGTCCTGGGCCACGTTGGCAGAGGTAGTCCGCATCATTTCGGTGGCCGATCCAGCCCTTGGACAAATACCGCAAAATCATTTCGGGATATTGAACGTGCTGGAACAGGCCGGCACCCTACGCCAGAAAGCATACTTTTATGGCGCGGTCTTGCGTGGCGTGCGGCTCGGAAATGCGGGCCCGGAACGTACCAGTAAAAACGTGCTCGACGTTCGAACGCGTATTTCCAAATCGGACAACAGCGATGGCAGCGATTATCTGTTAAACGGCACACGATTTTATTCAACCGGTGCTTTATTTGCGCATTGGATTCCCACCAAGGCCCTGGATGAAGCGGGGCGCAGTGTCTTTGTGTTTGTCGAGCGACACAGCGCTGGGTTAAGCGTCATTGATGATTGGTCTGGATTTGGTCAGCGAACCACCGCAAGCGGGACGGTGATATTCGACAACGTGCGGGTACCGCAGCAACACATCATTTCGCTCGACAAAATTAACGATAGCGCCAATAACACGGGACCGGTTTCGCAATTAATACAGGCTGCAATCGACGCCGGAATTGCCAGATCAGCCTTAGAAGATACCGTCGTATTTTTGCAGGAGAATACACGGGCCTGGGTCGACAGTGGCGCTTCGTGTGCAGCTGAGGATCCGCTTACCATTCGCGTTATCGGCGCATTATTTGTACAGTTACATGCTGCGGAAGCGTTGTTGGAACGTGCCGCGGATACGCTTGACCGAGCGGTCTTGCCGATCAGTTTCGAACAGATGGCCCAGGCCTCGATTGATGTCGCAGAAGCCAAAGTTTTGACGACAGAAATTGCATTAAAAGCCAGTGAAAAGCTGTTTGAACTGGCTGGATCGCAAGCCACGCTGGCTAAATATAATCTTGATCGCCATTGGCGTAATGCGCGGGTTCATACACTGCATGATCCAGTTCGATGGAAGTATTTTTCGGTCGGAAATTTTTATCTGAATCAAATTTCGCCGCCTCGTCACGCCTGGAGCTGA